From one Paenibacillus terrae HPL-003 genomic stretch:
- a CDS encoding non-ribosomal peptide synthetase gives MLHNPIVDYPQEKTIHQLFEEQVECTPEQVAVVFGDKHLTYVELNRQANKLARVLRAKGVQADKPVGIIAERSLEMIVGIFGILKAGGAYVPIDPEYPNERVHYMLMDSGAKLLLTRLQIHKQVEFDGLVLDLTDNCNYGEETGNLTPIHGSDSLACIMYTSGSTGEPKGNLTMHYNIIRVVKETNYIRFAAKDRVLQLSSFSFDGSTFDIYGALLNGGTLVLTSRDQILNAHELSSVLRTQQITKCFMTTALFNALVDIDPECFATLETLLFGGEKVSVSHVRRAFARLGPGRLVHVYGPTESTVFATYYRIDRLDEDANNVPIGKPISHTSVYVMDLDQDPLPTGVAGELCIAGDGLVRGYLNRPELTEEKFIQSSLVPGGRLYRTGDLVKQQADGNIEYLGRIDSQVKIRGYRIEPGEVESHLLKVKDIQEAAVIAREDEAGQKQLGAYFIATKKLAVGEIKNALSEKLPNHMIPSYFMQLERMPLTLNGKLDRKALLALEGKMHTGVEYVSPEPGLEAKLMQIWQDVLGVQDISVLDSFFDLGGHSIHALTLMSRMERAGVYATLTDIYHYKTIRELTAYLHSAQHGEGAKKQKGLIETKQELISWLHQETDGVYELVQYQVKNFLHEVRNIQVLYCNTVDVDQVNNIIRIMDGKVAKELLPHYIVPLHQRVEMDDLYWTIDEEVFCQRLGLKSVDADKVGSILMQLEDDYLKRDQWVKTGQVAQEYPLSGIQQMQISFNTPPSVGMFRLDEYVSYDFLDQAYVQFVQCQGLLRSVPVQEDEWTYWKEYVVPTAGWPKLSIIDVSDCNPCGLFMEMINDYIANTRYAGGHTLYHMLVLKLNLREHHVITLYHHAICDRVTSEVAERQVMSYYRSLLENQSPPSDEVKPYVEYVKQIQSGPKGITEQELISAFDLKVFQQSKKDTLQSLKLKTSKEAYLFNVNIPTKNPSLEVALSVYTRGLQTYLGIDKLPLLFLYDGRRYETAAYYNTVGEFIDFVPMLMDTKLNQDEMLKSVRNRLGLLKCNTINFMNLLTSPAYKIKWELTRELVQLGKQYEQLDLFMFNYLGNSTKAGLEYGNYDDTVIKQPNPLPIYSLFNCIASSYTGGFMFSLRCSYQIDVEEVRAAFHQAAGTVYGIEGVQ, from the coding sequence ATGCTTCACAATCCGATAGTGGACTACCCGCAGGAAAAAACGATTCATCAGTTATTTGAGGAGCAGGTTGAGTGCACACCGGAGCAAGTGGCAGTCGTATTCGGGGACAAGCACTTAACGTATGTTGAGCTGAACAGACAGGCCAACAAACTGGCACGAGTTTTGCGGGCCAAAGGAGTACAAGCAGACAAGCCCGTCGGGATTATAGCCGAACGCTCGCTGGAGATGATCGTTGGGATTTTCGGGATTTTAAAAGCTGGGGGAGCCTATGTACCGATTGATCCGGAGTACCCCAACGAACGTGTACACTACATGCTGATGGATTCGGGCGCAAAGCTCCTGCTTACCCGGCTGCAAATCCACAAACAAGTGGAGTTCGACGGTCTTGTACTGGATTTGACGGACAATTGTAACTACGGAGAAGAAACAGGGAATCTCACACCAATTCATGGCTCAGATTCGCTAGCTTGCATCATGTATACGTCCGGCTCTACGGGCGAGCCCAAAGGCAACCTGACGATGCACTACAACATCATCCGTGTTGTCAAGGAGACGAATTACATCCGATTCGCCGCAAAAGATCGGGTATTACAATTGTCCAGTTTTTCGTTCGATGGTTCTACCTTTGACATTTACGGGGCTCTGCTGAACGGAGGCACCCTCGTTCTGACCTCACGCGATCAGATATTGAATGCACATGAGTTATCGAGTGTACTGCGGACACAGCAGATCACGAAATGTTTCATGACGACAGCACTTTTTAATGCATTGGTGGATATTGATCCCGAGTGCTTTGCAACACTCGAAACATTGCTGTTCGGCGGTGAAAAGGTATCGGTCAGCCATGTGCGTAGAGCGTTTGCTCGTCTAGGTCCCGGACGTTTAGTTCATGTCTACGGACCGACGGAGAGCACTGTATTTGCTACCTATTATCGGATTGATCGTTTGGATGAGGATGCCAATAACGTACCGATCGGTAAACCAATCAGTCATACGTCTGTTTACGTCATGGATCTTGACCAGGATCCTCTGCCGACAGGAGTTGCAGGTGAACTGTGCATTGCCGGCGATGGATTAGTCAGAGGTTATCTGAATCGTCCAGAGCTGACAGAAGAGAAGTTTATCCAGTCTTCACTGGTACCTGGAGGCAGGTTGTACCGGACTGGAGATTTGGTAAAACAGCAAGCGGACGGAAATATCGAATATCTCGGACGGATCGACAGTCAAGTCAAAATACGGGGTTACCGAATCGAGCCTGGCGAAGTAGAGTCACATCTATTAAAAGTGAAGGATATACAAGAAGCCGCTGTTATCGCGCGTGAAGACGAGGCCGGACAGAAGCAGTTGGGAGCGTACTTCATAGCGACCAAAAAGCTGGCGGTAGGCGAAATTAAAAATGCTCTCTCTGAAAAACTGCCGAATCACATGATTCCGTCCTATTTTATGCAATTAGAGCGGATGCCACTGACGCTGAATGGAAAGCTGGATCGCAAGGCATTGTTGGCCCTTGAAGGAAAAATGCATACTGGAGTAGAATACGTGTCCCCTGAGCCAGGATTGGAAGCCAAACTGATGCAAATCTGGCAGGATGTGCTGGGCGTTCAGGATATCAGTGTTTTGGACAGCTTCTTCGACCTCGGTGGGCATTCTATTCATGCACTTACGTTGATGTCAAGAATGGAACGGGCAGGGGTTTATGCCACTTTAACGGACATTTACCACTATAAAACGATCCGGGAGCTCACTGCTTATCTCCATTCAGCTCAGCATGGGGAAGGGGCTAAGAAACAAAAAGGCCTTATAGAAACGAAACAAGAATTGATTTCTTGGTTGCATCAGGAAACAGACGGTGTCTACGAACTGGTACAGTATCAGGTGAAGAATTTTCTTCACGAAGTCAGAAATATCCAGGTGCTTTACTGCAATACTGTGGATGTGGATCAGGTTAACAACATCATACGGATCATGGACGGGAAAGTCGCTAAAGAGCTGTTGCCGCACTACATTGTACCTCTGCATCAAAGAGTTGAAATGGATGATCTATATTGGACCATTGATGAAGAGGTATTTTGCCAGCGTCTGGGCCTGAAAAGCGTGGATGCAGATAAGGTGGGAAGCATCCTTATGCAGCTGGAAGATGATTATTTGAAAAGAGATCAATGGGTTAAAACGGGGCAAGTGGCACAAGAATATCCGTTGAGCGGAATTCAACAGATGCAAATCTCGTTTAATACACCGCCGAGTGTAGGCATGTTTAGGCTGGATGAGTATGTGAGTTATGATTTTTTAGATCAGGCTTACGTTCAATTTGTACAATGTCAAGGATTGCTGAGAAGCGTTCCTGTCCAGGAAGATGAATGGACTTATTGGAAGGAATACGTAGTTCCTACGGCTGGTTGGCCAAAACTTAGCATAATCGACGTTTCGGATTGTAATCCATGTGGTCTCTTTATGGAGATGATAAATGATTACATTGCGAACACCCGATACGCTGGAGGGCATACTTTGTATCACATGCTTGTACTGAAACTAAATCTGCGTGAACATCATGTAATAACGCTCTATCATCATGCCATATGTGATCGGGTGACATCAGAAGTAGCCGAGCGACAGGTAATGTCTTACTACAGGAGCCTGCTTGAAAATCAATCGCCGCCTTCGGACGAAGTAAAGCCATATGTGGAGTATGTTAAACAAATTCAAAGTGGCCCGAAAGGAATCACGGAACAAGAATTGATATCGGCCTTTGACCTGAAAGTGTTCCAACAAAGCAAAAAGGACACTTTGCAAAGCTTGAAGCTCAAAACGAGTAAGGAAGCCTACCTGTTTAACGTGAACATCCCGACTAAGAACCCATCTTTGGAAGTTGCGCTTTCTGTCTATACAAGGGGTTTGCAAACCTATTTAGGTATAGATAAGCTGCCGCTATTATTTTTATATGATGGAAGAAGGTACGAGACGGCGGCGTACTATAATACGGTTGGTGAATTTATAGATTTTGTACCTATGTTAATGGATACGAAGCTGAATCAGGATGAGATGCTGAAGTCTGTCAGAAACAGGCTTGGTTTATTAAAGTGCAATACTATCAATTTTATGAATCTTCTTACTAGTCCTGCTTACAAAATCAAGTGGGAGCTGACAAGAGAACTTGTACAGCTTGGAAAGCAGTATGAGCAGCTAGATCTGTTTATGTTTAACTATTTAGGGAATAGCACCAAAGCAGGTTTGGAGTACGGCAATTACGACGACACCGTTATCAAACAACCGAACCCGCTGCCGATCTATTCACTTTTCAACTGTATCGCTTCTTCTTATACAGGCGGCTTCATGTTCTCTCTGCGATGCAGTTACCAGATCGACGTTGAGGAAGTTAGGGCTGCTTTTCATCAAGCTGCTGGTACAGTTTACGGGATAGAGGGGGTTCAGTAA